TCGAGCGTGCTTCCGATGGAAGATTGAGTCGGTTGTCCGCTCGCCGAAGACAAGATGGCGTCACCACTTCCGAACCCTGCATACTGCCTGAAAATTGCAAGCAGTGGCGTGAGACCGGTGCCACTCGCGACCAGGACGATATCGCAGTCTGGATCCTTGAGGGAGATGCCTTCCTCGTATTCGCCGATTTCGATCTCGTCGCCCGGCGAGCGGGTGTGCATGTACGAGGATGCGAGGCCGTCGTCGTACCACTTGATTGCCAGTGCGAACTCGTCGGTGCCGGGAAGAGTCGTTGGGCTGTAGGGCGGACAACCTCCTTGACATCGGCCTCGAACCGGACTGTAGTGTGTTATCCGGGATCGAATTCGAGTTCGGTGCCAGGGGCTCGGAGACGGAATCCCTTGACCCGCGGCGCGAGTCGATACATGTGGACAATCGTTGCGATCTGCGTCATCGGATCGGGAGTTAGACTGGTGGGACGGAAAACGGTCAGTGACACATTCAACGACAGTTACGGTTGAGAGAAGGTCGGACCGCGGCCGGAAGACCATAATGGGCGACCAGCGGCCGTTCAGTCGCTTGTCGACAGTTTGCAGACCCCGAGCACCTGATTGATTCTGCTCCCGAAGATCTGATGGCTGAAGCTCTGGGTAGCATCCTACCCCGTGATGATCTGATAATACCTTTCAATGAACGTACAAATCGATCCTTGGTATCTGTCTGTGTCTGAGCTTCAACGTCTGTACACTAATAAGATAACTTTCAACAGCGGAGTCAGTCTTTTTGTCAACTGAAGTCGTATCACGACTATGCTTCGCAAACTATTGATCGCGTTCGGCCTGTTCGAGATCGCAAAACCGAAACCGATCATCGACATGTGCGAATGGATCGGCCTCGAGAATTCCGATGAGGCACAATTGCGTCCATGGGCGCTCTGGGGAGCTCGTCTCGAGGGAATGAATTCGTCTGGCTGCTCGTCCGCGGCCGGGGTGAGAGCGGCTCAACAATTGTCAGTGGATTACTCGCCGTCGCTGGGATTCTGCTTGCACTCGTGCCACGTCCAATTATCCAGCTTAGCCAAGAATTTGTCTACGAGAACACTGAAGATCTCGAAATGAAGCCGTGGATCAAACCAGCAGCGCGGTTGTTGGGCGGGTTATATCTAACTGTCGTCGTTCTCTCGTGGCGGGCAGACGCATCTGAAGCTGAGCCAAAAGCCAATCAAGAAACCCATAGTAGAAGTTAAATATTGTAGAGAACGAGTCGCTCTGGTGAACGAACTGACCTCTGAGTCTGTCTAAATAGTATGCCCTTCCTTTTACGCGCTTCACAGATCACCTTATAACTCTGATTCAATGCGCTATCTCTGGAGATCCTACACCAGCGGCCAAGAAGGGATACGGCGGCTACGCTGACTGGGTAATTGTAGCGATCAACGGTCTCCGCGAATATCTCGATCTGCCAGACCGGCGACTCCTCGATATGCCTCACGATCCTGAGACGTACAGGCTATTGATACGATTAGCCTTGACCGCCATTTGGCTAGGCGTCACTATACAAATCGGACAAGCTTGATATAACGCACGGAGCTCGCCATGACGATGACATCAATCACTGGCAGTCAGTGTTGAAGCTCTCTTCTTTGCGCTCAAACAACGGACCGGTGATCCGTACCGGGCTCGAACATGGTTCGGGCAATTCCGAAACCCGCTCTAAAAATAGTGGTGAGTAACATCGAACTTTCTCACTCTAAATTCAAATACAGAATTTAATAGTATGGATTATATATGGTTGATTCACCGGTTGGTAGAAGGTTTGTGCAAAATAAAAAGAGAATACAAAGGCGTGCTCACCCATTTCAAAATCACATGGTCGAAGCCACCGGCATCGACATTATCAATCTGCTGCTCGTGTTGTCCCTCGCCTGGGTGTTCTCGTCGTATTCGCGGGCGTCACCGGATTCATCGGGAGCGGCGAGGTCACCCCCTGGAGCATCGGCACCGTGATGCTCTGCGCGCTCGCGTTCTTCGCGGTTGCGCTCGTCATCGGCGACCGCGTGCTCCCAGTCGTTTGGGAACGGCTCGAAGGATTGATGCGCCGGTACGGATTCATCGACAAAACCTCCGCGTTCAGTGTCGCACTCATCGTAGCATTAATATTCGCGTATCTGGCAGCTCTAGCGGACCTCCACATGATTATCGGCGGCTTCGTCGTCGGGATGTTCCTTCGGCAGGCACGGCTCGACAAGGAGATATACGAGCATATGCACACGGTCATGTACGACCTCGCGATGGGCGTGTTCGCGCCGATTTTCTTCGTCACTGTTGGCTTCGAACTCACGCTGGGCGTGTTCACGAAAGAACTCGGTCTCTTGTTGCTCGTCCTGGTCCTCGCATTCTTCGGGAAGATCGTCTTGGGCGTTCGCGCTCCCGACGAAACTGACGAGCAAAGAGGTACTGGTCATCGTCCTCGGAATGAACGGCCGAGGGACGGTTGAAATCATCATCGTCTCGATCAGGCTTTCGATGGGAATCATCTCCCAACAGCTCTTCTCGATTCTCGTGTTCATGGCAATCTTCACGACGGCACTCGTCCCCGTGACTGTGAAACTTGGTGTCGACTGGCTCGAGCGGGCCGGCGAACTCGTGTATATGGCTGACGATCAGAGCGTTGAGCCCGAAGTGTAGACCAGTACCCGAGTACATAATTTCTGTGAGACTAGAACATTTCGTTTGAAGCACCGGAGAGTATCTGTGGACTTCGCCACTAGACTAAATAGAGTAATATGCCTATAACCAGAATCCTGTTTCAGGGATACTATCGTTATGAGATGGCAAATTAAGGAAATCGAATGGGAAGCTGTCGCGGGTATCTTAGCAGCGGTTCTCGCACTGGTACTCCATTTCTTGCACATCGTGGACGAAGCCGTGCTTCTTCAGATCACGCTCGTTCTCATGGCGTTCTTGTTTATCAGTCATCTCAGGCGTGAATCGGAAACGGAGAATCTCTCTGAGTCCCTCGCCCACACCGAACGCACTGTCGAAGACATCCGCGCCGGTATGGATGCCTCCGATCTCGAACTCATCGGCCCAGGAGAGCTCAGATCTCGGAGTACGCAGTTCGGTCAGGGTGCCCGTGGAGAAATGATCTGGTTCAACGTCTGTCTCCTCATGTTCGTTCCCCAGAATTTATTCGATGCGTTGCTTCGTCCACCGATCGAGAATCCAAATGTGTCCTCGATTCAGTTCGTCCTCGACGAGAGTGAGCGGAAGCGCTGGAATACTCAGGTCAAACCCAAAGTAAAGGAGTGTCGGGGTGCTGAGACGGTACAGGAACCCGTTTGGCGCGAACTCGATGAGAACGTCTCGTTCATTCTTCGCGGGACGAAAAACGAGCAGACTGACGCACTCTTGAGTTTCTGGGGAGAACCCTTTATGGCACGAACAACGAGGGACGTTCCCCGCTATATCATCCACGTAACAGAAGATTCCGAATTGATCCCGCAATTGCGGGACATCGAACGCGAACACCGACTTCAGCAAACGTGAAAAGAGGAATCTCATCAATACACGATTCATACG
This region of Natrinema sp. DC36 genomic DNA includes:
- a CDS encoding cation:proton antiporter, which encodes MGSGEVTPWSIGTVMLCALAFFAVALVIGDRVLPVVWERLEGLMRRYGFIDKTSAFSVALIVALIFAYLAALADLHMIIGGFVVGMFLRQARLDKEIYEHMHTVMYDLAMGVFAPIFFVTVGFELTLGVFTKELGLLLLVLVLAFFGKIVLGVRAPDETDEQRGTGHRPRNERPRDG